Proteins co-encoded in one uncultured Draconibacterium sp. genomic window:
- a CDS encoding DNA alkylation repair protein — MADKLKDTLFPLEKVQLFGTVLKEVYPPFQSEEFVAAVCDKDWPERELKEKMRHTTLCLHRFLPEDFEKAVEILVAIVPKVTGFEAITLPDYVEVYGQKHWNIALPALGELTKCGSSEFGIRPFLNKDLEGAMKYMLAWADSDDFRVRRFASEGCRPRLPWASGVPALKKDPSLILPILEKLKDDPEEFVRKSVANNLNDISKDHPELVLDICERWQGKSKNTDWIIKHACRTLLKQGNKRAMLLFGFANPELMTVNEFQLSDTSPAIGDDISFTFKLALNTKQKQKVRIEYIVHFVKASGKTSPKVFQIKEVEMKPGEYSISKKHAFKNRTTRKHYPGEHTFEIVINGDVKASAKLQLN, encoded by the coding sequence ATGGCCGACAAACTAAAAGACACCCTGTTCCCTTTAGAAAAAGTTCAACTTTTTGGCACCGTTTTAAAAGAAGTGTATCCGCCGTTTCAATCGGAAGAATTTGTTGCCGCAGTGTGCGATAAAGACTGGCCGGAGCGCGAGCTGAAAGAAAAGATGCGGCATACCACTTTATGTCTTCACCGCTTTTTACCCGAAGATTTTGAAAAAGCAGTTGAAATTTTGGTGGCCATTGTTCCAAAAGTTACCGGTTTTGAAGCCATTACTTTACCCGATTATGTTGAAGTATACGGACAGAAACACTGGAACATTGCCTTGCCGGCATTGGGCGAACTCACCAAATGCGGTAGTTCGGAATTTGGAATCCGACCGTTTTTAAATAAAGACCTTGAAGGCGCCATGAAATACATGTTGGCCTGGGCCGATAGCGACGATTTTCGGGTAAGGCGTTTTGCCAGCGAAGGATGTCGCCCCCGCCTGCCATGGGCTTCGGGTGTGCCGGCTTTGAAAAAAGATCCGTCGTTAATTCTGCCTATTCTGGAGAAACTAAAAGACGATCCGGAAGAATTTGTGCGAAAAAGTGTAGCCAATAACCTGAATGATATTTCGAAAGATCACCCGGAACTGGTGTTGGATATTTGCGAGCGCTGGCAGGGAAAATCAAAAAACACCGACTGGATTATAAAACATGCTTGCCGTACCCTGTTAAAACAAGGTAACAAAAGAGCAATGCTGCTGTTTGGATTTGCCAATCCTGAGCTAATGACAGTAAATGAATTTCAACTTTCGGACACTTCTCCGGCAATTGGCGACGATATTTCGTTTACTTTCAAACTGGCCCTCAATACAAAACAAAAGCAAAAAGTACGCATCGAATACATCGTTCACTTTGTTAAAGCCAGCGGCAAAACATCGCCAAAAGTTTTTCAGATAAAAGAGGTGGAAATGAAACCGGGCGAATACTCCATCAGCAAAAAACACGCCTTCAAAAACAGAACTACACGCAAACATTATCCCGGCGAGCATACTTTCGAGATTGTAATAAACGGCGATGTAAAAGCTTCGGCCAAACTCCAACTCAATTAA
- a CDS encoding alkaline phosphatase produces the protein MLQKLFLLIAFCALTFGTFAQDAYLHAESEDTDKTYPGNAPYEVKMYPQKFKAEKPKNIIFLIGDGMGVSQVFSGITANHGHLFLDNFRHIGFSKTQSASNYITDSAAGGTALSCGVKTYNGAIGVDTDTAKVKSILEEAEAKGLATGLVSTSAITHATPASFIAHQPNRHMYEEIAADFMNTDIDVFIGGGNDHFTKRKDGRNLVNTLKEKGYTVETDINKIAKVKSGKLAGLTAGVHNGRVAERGDMLQVATTTAINILDNNDKGFFLMVEGSQIDWGGHANNTVYIVQDMLDFDQTIGKALEFAAKDGETLIVVTADHETGGMALTGGDMNTGMVKADFPTTEHSAVMVPVFSYGPGAEEFTGIMENTDIHDKMAKLLLGK, from the coding sequence ATGTTACAAAAATTATTTTTATTAATTGCCTTTTGTGCCCTCACTTTCGGGACATTTGCGCAAGATGCGTATTTGCATGCAGAATCAGAAGATACAGATAAAACCTACCCGGGCAACGCCCCTTACGAGGTAAAGATGTATCCACAAAAGTTTAAGGCAGAGAAACCTAAAAACATTATTTTCCTTATCGGCGATGGTATGGGGGTAAGCCAGGTTTTTTCGGGAATTACTGCTAACCATGGACACTTGTTTCTCGACAACTTCCGTCATATTGGCTTCTCAAAAACCCAGTCGGCCAGCAATTACATTACCGATTCGGCAGCTGGCGGAACAGCCTTATCATGTGGAGTAAAAACCTACAACGGTGCAATTGGAGTTGATACCGATACAGCTAAAGTAAAATCGATACTTGAAGAAGCCGAAGCTAAAGGTTTGGCAACAGGACTGGTTTCAACATCGGCAATTACACACGCCACTCCGGCATCGTTTATTGCACATCAGCCCAACAGGCATATGTACGAAGAAATTGCTGCAGATTTCATGAACACTGATATCGATGTATTTATTGGTGGTGGAAACGATCATTTTACAAAACGGAAAGATGGCCGCAACCTGGTAAATACATTAAAAGAGAAAGGCTATACTGTTGAAACCGACATCAACAAAATAGCAAAAGTAAAAAGTGGGAAACTAGCTGGGTTAACCGCAGGTGTTCACAATGGAAGAGTTGCTGAGCGCGGCGATATGCTACAGGTTGCAACTACTACTGCAATTAATATTCTGGATAATAACGACAAAGGTTTCTTCCTGATGGTTGAAGGTTCGCAAATTGACTGGGGTGGACACGCCAATAATACCGTTTACATTGTTCAAGATATGCTGGATTTTGACCAGACAATTGGTAAAGCTCTTGAGTTTGCCGCCAAGGATGGCGAAACACTGATAGTGGTAACTGCCGACCACGAAACCGGCGGAATGGCATTAACAGGTGGCGATATGAATACAGGAATGGTAAAAGCCGACTTCCCAACAACAGAACACTCTGCTGTTATGGTACCGGTTTTTTCGTATGGTCCCGGAGCCGAAGAGTTTACAGGAATCATGGAGAATACCGATATTCATGATAAAATGGCAAAGCTGCTATTGGGCAAATAG
- a CDS encoding bile acid:sodium symporter family protein: protein MKEALEVLDHVRLNFSPTGLLALNITIAFIMFGVALDIKIEHFKQLIMHPKSVIVGVISQFVLLPAVTFLLVILLNPTPTVALGMLLIASCPGGNISNFMSALAKGNLALSVSLTAIATLAATFMTPINFALWGDLFINFYNNQGAGEYLVPINIDFFQMVQTVVILLGIPVIAGLLIAQYFPVLTHRIKKPIRKISIVIFIGFVIALLSANFEHFRKFIHLVFLIVLVHNGLALLAGFSISSIFRLPRIDKRTITIETGIQNSGLALVLMFNPKIFPPELELGGMTIIAAWWGVWHILSGFAVSSFMARFRLTK, encoded by the coding sequence ATGAAAGAAGCACTGGAAGTTCTCGATCATGTCAGGCTCAATTTTTCTCCTACCGGTTTATTAGCACTTAATATCACCATTGCATTTATAATGTTTGGCGTTGCCCTCGATATTAAAATTGAACATTTCAAACAACTCATAATGCACCCCAAATCGGTTATTGTCGGTGTTATTTCGCAATTTGTGCTTCTTCCGGCGGTAACTTTTTTGCTTGTTATATTGCTAAATCCTACGCCAACCGTTGCTCTCGGCATGTTATTAATTGCATCGTGCCCGGGAGGCAACATATCGAATTTTATGAGTGCCCTGGCAAAAGGGAACCTTGCCTTGTCGGTAAGTTTAACTGCCATTGCCACGCTTGCTGCCACTTTTATGACCCCCATAAACTTTGCTCTTTGGGGCGACCTGTTTATTAATTTTTACAACAACCAGGGAGCAGGAGAATACCTTGTTCCCATAAACATCGATTTCTTCCAAATGGTGCAAACTGTAGTAATATTGCTGGGTATTCCGGTTATTGCAGGATTACTGATAGCACAATATTTTCCGGTGTTAACGCATCGAATTAAAAAACCTATTCGCAAAATATCAATTGTTATTTTTATTGGTTTTGTAATTGCATTATTAAGCGCCAATTTCGAACATTTCAGGAAGTTTATACACCTGGTATTTCTTATTGTTCTGGTTCATAACGGACTCGCACTTTTGGCAGGTTTCAGCATCAGCAGCATCTTCCGATTACCACGAATTGACAAACGAACGATTACAATAGAAACCGGCATCCAAAACTCTGGGTTGGCGCTGGTACTCATGTTTAATCCCAAAATATTTCCTCCCGAACTGGAGCTTGGCGGCATGACAATTATTGCAGCCTGGTGGGGCGTTTGGCATATTTTAAGCGGATTTGCAGTATCTTCGTTTATGGCACGATTTAGGTTAACCAAATAA
- a CDS encoding RNA-binding domain-containing protein, translating to MSSYIYKLIAEGEHQQQDFKFCISDSKKIAKSLVAFANTDGGRLLIGIKDNGKIAGISSDEEFYMIESAAKIYSKPQIDFTTKQWRIEGKTVLEIGIEASNKKPHFAKDENGKWLAYIRQKDENILAHKIQIEVWRKEKSSKGVYLSYSDNERFLIHYLRKNESITFSKFIREARLSRKKAEEILSNFVIIDIIKMHTTQDETYFTLNTNFDKEEIEKFG from the coding sequence ATGAGCAGTTATATTTATAAACTTATTGCAGAGGGAGAGCATCAGCAGCAGGATTTTAAGTTTTGTATTAGCGACTCGAAAAAAATTGCCAAATCGCTGGTGGCCTTTGCCAATACCGATGGCGGACGTTTGCTTATTGGCATAAAAGACAATGGTAAAATTGCCGGCATTAGCAGCGACGAAGAATTCTACATGATTGAATCTGCAGCAAAAATATACAGCAAACCTCAAATTGATTTCACCACAAAGCAATGGAGAATTGAGGGTAAAACCGTTCTGGAGATCGGAATTGAAGCCAGCAATAAAAAACCACATTTTGCTAAAGACGAAAACGGAAAATGGCTGGCCTACATCCGGCAGAAAGACGAAAATATATTGGCCCATAAAATACAAATTGAAGTGTGGCGAAAGGAAAAAAGTTCGAAAGGCGTGTACTTAAGCTACTCCGACAACGAGCGTTTTCTTATCCACTACCTACGAAAAAATGAATCCATCACCTTTTCAAAATTTATACGAGAAGCACGTTTATCGCGCAAAAAGGCAGAAGAAATACTAAGCAACTTTGTAATAATCGACATTATAAAAATGCATACAACGCAGGATGAAACTTATTTTACGCTGAACACCAATTTCGATAAAGAAGAAATTGAAAAATTCGGCTGA
- a CDS encoding beta-glucosidase: MKRKFLAISIALFLAIAVSPKFSVAQDAPQLGKDPVEKVIGAMSIEEKAHFLIGTGMAGFSGNDAVIGETKSLVPGAAGTTYPIPRLGIPAVVLADGPAGLRISPTREGDENTYYCTGFPVGTVMACTWNTDLVEQVGKAMGNEVLEYGADVLLAPALNIQRNPLNGRNFEYYSEDPVVSGKIAAAMVRGVQSNGVGTSVKHFVANNQETNRTGNDSRVSPRAMRELYLKGFEIAVKEAQPWTVMSSYNFVNGIYTSERKDLLTDILRDEWGFKGLVMTDWFGGTDAVAQIEAGNDLLEPGRPEQYEALVAAMKSGKLAIEDVDLCVSRIMELVLRSPRFKGYEFSNKPDLKAHAAITRQSAAEGMILLENKNNTLPLASSVKKVAAFGISSYDLIAGGTGSGDVNKAYTVSLIEGLTGAGYKPSKNITKAYETYMAAEAAKQKQGEGQLSAFMPKVRPDEFVPSEEMLAKAVKGNDVAIITIGRISGEFIDRKLDRDFNLSKNELALISTVSKAFQDAGKKAVVILNIGGVIETASWKNIPDAVLLAGQAGQEGGNTIADALSGKVNPSGKLTATYPIKFEDHWSSENFPSTAEEQKLDMGGFMSAERKVSNKRRNVDYTVYAEGIYVGYRYFDKYEVPVSYPFGYGKSYTTFEYSGAKLNESNGEYTVTVSIKNTGDYAGKEVVQLYVSAPESKYADKPLKELKTFAKTAELQPGESETVTLTFKKADVASFNTLEQAWITDAGDYKALVGASSADIKAELPFALNKTEWIEKVHKAF, encoded by the coding sequence ATGAAGAGAAAATTTCTAGCTATTAGCATTGCCCTGTTTCTGGCAATTGCTGTTAGTCCAAAATTTAGTGTAGCACAGGACGCCCCGCAATTGGGGAAAGATCCTGTTGAAAAGGTAATTGGAGCAATGAGCATTGAGGAGAAAGCACATTTTCTGATTGGAACCGGAATGGCTGGTTTTTCAGGAAACGATGCTGTAATTGGCGAAACAAAATCGTTGGTGCCGGGTGCTGCCGGTACAACATACCCAATTCCGCGGTTAGGAATTCCTGCTGTTGTTTTGGCCGATGGTCCTGCCGGATTACGTATTTCGCCAACCCGCGAAGGAGATGAGAATACTTACTACTGTACTGGTTTTCCTGTTGGAACTGTAATGGCATGTACCTGGAATACCGATCTGGTAGAGCAGGTTGGTAAAGCCATGGGGAACGAGGTGCTGGAATACGGTGCCGATGTGTTGTTGGCTCCGGCGTTAAATATTCAGCGTAACCCGCTTAACGGAAGAAACTTCGAATATTACTCGGAAGATCCTGTTGTGTCGGGAAAAATTGCAGCCGCTATGGTGCGTGGTGTACAAAGCAATGGCGTTGGTACATCGGTAAAACACTTTGTGGCCAACAACCAGGAAACCAACCGTACGGGCAACGACTCGCGTGTTTCGCCACGTGCCATGCGCGAATTGTACCTGAAAGGCTTCGAGATTGCTGTTAAAGAAGCGCAGCCATGGACAGTAATGAGCTCGTACAATTTCGTAAACGGAATTTATACTTCGGAAAGAAAAGACTTGTTGACCGATATTTTGCGCGATGAGTGGGGATTTAAAGGTTTGGTAATGACCGACTGGTTTGGGGGAACTGATGCCGTGGCACAAATTGAGGCCGGTAACGACCTGTTGGAACCCGGACGCCCGGAGCAATACGAAGCCTTGGTAGCTGCTATGAAAAGCGGTAAGCTGGCAATAGAAGATGTTGACCTTTGCGTGAGCCGTATTATGGAGCTGGTACTTCGTTCGCCACGTTTTAAAGGTTACGAATTTTCGAATAAACCTGATTTGAAGGCTCATGCTGCAATTACGCGTCAGTCGGCTGCCGAAGGAATGATTTTGCTGGAAAACAAAAACAACACTTTGCCTTTAGCATCATCGGTTAAAAAAGTGGCAGCCTTTGGTATTTCTTCGTACGATTTAATTGCTGGTGGTACCGGATCGGGCGATGTAAATAAGGCGTACACCGTTTCGTTGATAGAAGGATTAACGGGCGCCGGTTACAAACCGAGCAAAAACATTACCAAAGCTTACGAAACATACATGGCCGCCGAGGCCGCAAAACAAAAGCAGGGGGAAGGTCAATTGTCGGCGTTTATGCCTAAAGTTCGTCCTGATGAGTTTGTTCCGTCAGAAGAAATGCTGGCAAAAGCGGTAAAGGGAAACGATGTGGCGATTATTACTATCGGACGTATTTCGGGCGAATTTATAGATCGGAAACTGGATCGCGATTTTAACCTTTCGAAAAATGAATTGGCTTTAATTTCGACAGTTAGTAAGGCTTTTCAGGACGCGGGCAAAAAGGCTGTTGTTATTCTGAATATCGGAGGTGTAATTGAAACGGCCAGCTGGAAAAATATTCCTGATGCCGTCTTGTTAGCAGGTCAGGCCGGACAAGAAGGTGGAAATACAATCGCCGATGCATTAAGTGGGAAAGTAAATCCTTCGGGGAAATTAACAGCTACTTACCCCATTAAATTCGAAGACCATTGGTCGTCGGAGAACTTCCCGTCAACTGCTGAAGAGCAAAAACTGGATATGGGTGGTTTTATGAGTGCCGAAAGAAAAGTAAGCAATAAAAGAAGAAATGTTGATTATACGGTTTACGCCGAAGGTATTTATGTAGGCTACCGTTATTTCGATAAATATGAAGTGCCGGTTTCTTATCCGTTTGGCTACGGAAAATCGTATACAACTTTTGAATACAGCGGCGCTAAACTAAACGAAAGTAATGGCGAATATACGGTAACAGTAAGCATTAAAAATACCGGCGATTATGCAGGTAAAGAAGTGGTTCAGTTGTATGTTTCGGCTCCTGAAAGTAAATATGCCGACAAACCGCTGAAAGAGCTAAAGACATTTGCCAAGACTGCTGAATTGCAACCTGGCGAGAGTGAAACGGTGACGCTTACTTTCAAAAAAGCCGATGTGGCTTCGTTTAATACTTTAGAGCAAGCCTGGATTACCGATGCCGGCGACTATAAAGCACTGGTTGGTGCATCGTCAGCCGATATTAAAGCAGAGTTGCCATTTGCTTTAAACAAAACCGAATGGATCGAGAAAGTGCATAAAGCATTTTAA
- a CDS encoding 1-acyl-sn-glycerol-3-phosphate acyltransferase, whose amino-acid sequence MKYEKWSLGYWLLKQYVRFVDWIIHKKIILNGTENIPRNKPILIAPNHQNALSDPMAILLHTRFQPVWLARADIFKPGIITLALRFLKIMPVYRMRDGKDQLAKNEKTFADSIKVLKNNCALALFPEAAHSAKRQMLSHKKAVPRIVFQAEEKADNNLDIHIVPTGIYYSSYWKFNRSVLVNFGEPILVNDFLKAYKENPSAATLALRDALERAIEPLIINIKSKENYEIFELIRAIYGKAFAKKKGQQNGFVSRFKSDQQLVNKLDDLEPINKERTEKICSAAKRFDTKVRKYGLRSWLVENPKNNFLKLALNKLLLLITLPVFAFGFLFNAIPFFAIDTIVRKKIKDFAFWSSFSLVLGFTLFPIVYLLELWAVSAWLPLWWHKLLFFATLPFAGKLAFRWYILLLKTIGRGRLFILKTFRKHQWKNLKHQQEQLFDELNILS is encoded by the coding sequence ATGAAATACGAAAAGTGGTCATTGGGATACTGGCTTTTAAAGCAGTATGTCCGTTTTGTCGACTGGATTATTCATAAGAAAATTATTTTAAACGGGACAGAAAACATTCCCCGGAATAAACCAATACTTATTGCTCCCAACCATCAGAATGCATTGAGCGATCCGATGGCAATTCTTTTACACACCCGTTTTCAGCCGGTATGGCTGGCGCGTGCCGATATTTTTAAACCCGGTATTATAACGCTGGCGTTGCGATTTCTGAAAATTATGCCTGTTTACCGCATGCGCGACGGGAAAGATCAGCTCGCAAAAAATGAAAAAACTTTTGCCGACTCGATAAAAGTACTGAAGAATAATTGTGCACTGGCCCTTTTTCCCGAGGCGGCTCACTCGGCAAAACGACAAATGTTATCGCACAAAAAAGCGGTGCCCCGTATTGTTTTTCAGGCCGAAGAAAAAGCCGACAACAACCTGGATATCCACATTGTGCCAACCGGAATTTATTACAGCAGTTACTGGAAATTTAACCGTAGCGTGCTGGTTAATTTCGGCGAGCCAATTTTGGTCAATGATTTTCTGAAAGCATACAAGGAAAATCCCAGCGCCGCAACACTGGCCTTGCGCGATGCACTTGAAAGAGCCATCGAGCCACTTATAATAAACATTAAAAGCAAGGAAAATTACGAAATTTTCGAGCTTATCCGAGCGATCTACGGAAAAGCTTTTGCCAAAAAAAAAGGCCAGCAAAATGGATTCGTGAGTCGTTTTAAATCCGACCAGCAGTTGGTAAATAAGCTCGATGACCTGGAACCCATTAATAAAGAAAGAACAGAAAAGATTTGCAGTGCCGCAAAACGATTCGACACAAAAGTGAGGAAATATGGTTTGCGCTCGTGGCTGGTTGAAAATCCAAAAAATAATTTTCTGAAACTGGCACTGAATAAACTGCTTTTACTGATCACCTTGCCGGTTTTTGCTTTTGGATTCCTGTTTAACGCCATTCCGTTTTTTGCCATCGACACCATTGTTCGCAAAAAAATAAAAGACTTTGCTTTTTGGAGTTCGTTTTCACTGGTTTTGGGTTTTACCCTCTTCCCTATTGTTTACCTGCTGGAACTTTGGGCAGTATCGGCGTGGCTTCCTTTGTGGTGGCATAAACTGTTATTTTTTGCCACACTGCCTTTTGCCGGGAAACTGGCGTTTCGCTGGTACATTCTTTTGCTAAAAACAATTGGCAGAGGACGACTTTTTATTCTGAAAACATTCAGAAAACATCAATGGAAAAATTTAAAACATCAACAGGAACAACTTTTTGACGAACTAAATATACTAAGCTAA
- a CDS encoding GNAT family N-acetyltransferase — protein MDIKIRKATENDFPAIFGLITELAEYEESLDKVSNSLELMYEQKNYFNCYVAETEEKEIIGMALYYFSYYTWVGKTLYLDDLYVKEAWRGNGLGSRLMDKMFEVAKAEKCNRFRLQVLNWNESAIKLYEKSGFTVDKTWYNCDFEDL, from the coding sequence ATGGATATTAAAATAAGAAAAGCAACAGAAAATGATTTCCCGGCAATATTCGGGCTCATTACGGAACTGGCAGAATATGAAGAAAGCCTTGACAAGGTGAGTAATTCGCTGGAGTTAATGTACGAGCAAAAAAACTACTTTAATTGCTATGTGGCCGAAACCGAAGAAAAGGAAATCATTGGAATGGCACTTTACTATTTCTCGTACTATACCTGGGTAGGAAAAACCTTGTACCTCGACGACTTGTATGTTAAAGAAGCCTGGCGCGGCAACGGATTGGGCAGCCGTTTAATGGATAAAATGTTTGAAGTAGCCAAAGCCGAAAAGTGCAATCGCTTCCGTTTACAAGTACTGAATTGGAATGAGTCGGCAATCAAACTCTACGAAAAAAGCGGATTTACAGTGGACAAAACGTGGTATAATTGTGATTTTGAAGATTTGTAG